In one Corallococcus sp. EGB genomic region, the following are encoded:
- a CDS encoding MBL fold metallo-hydrolase: MRFWGVRGSIPAPGPATKRYGGNTPCVEVRCGDELLIFDLGSGARGLGDALAATRKPVKASIFISHYHYDHLQGLPFFSPMFSPANHVTLYGSPRDGRSLKQILAGQMVHPYFPVTAEEVFRTRLEYRDVKVGEDIPVGKAVVRTLELNHPGGNVGYRVDFGGRSLVYATDVEHGTELDQRLFDFARGADALIYDSMYTEDEYRGRNGPARTGWGHSTWEAAVRAADASEVKQLVLFHHDPGRDDAGMDKLLREVRKHRKDSIAAKEAMVLKL, translated from the coding sequence GTGCGCTTCTGGGGGGTGCGCGGCTCCATCCCCGCGCCCGGCCCCGCGACGAAGCGCTACGGCGGCAACACGCCGTGCGTGGAGGTCCGCTGCGGCGACGAGCTGCTCATCTTCGACCTGGGCTCGGGAGCACGCGGCCTGGGAGACGCGCTGGCGGCGACGCGAAAGCCCGTCAAGGCGTCCATCTTCATCTCCCACTACCACTACGACCACCTGCAGGGCCTGCCGTTCTTCTCGCCGATGTTCTCCCCGGCGAACCACGTGACGCTGTATGGCTCACCGCGTGACGGCCGGTCGCTCAAGCAGATATTGGCCGGCCAGATGGTGCACCCCTACTTCCCGGTGACGGCGGAGGAGGTGTTCCGCACGCGCCTGGAGTACCGGGACGTGAAGGTGGGCGAGGACATCCCGGTGGGCAAGGCCGTGGTGCGCACGCTGGAGCTGAACCACCCGGGCGGCAACGTGGGCTACCGCGTGGACTTCGGCGGGCGCTCGCTGGTGTACGCGACGGACGTGGAGCACGGCACCGAGCTGGACCAGAGGCTGTTCGACTTCGCTCGGGGCGCGGACGCGCTCATCTACGACTCCATGTACACGGAGGACGAGTACCGCGGCCGCAACGGGCCGGCCCGCACGGGCTGGGGCCACTCCACCTGGGAGGCGGCGGTGCGCGCGGCGGACGCCAGCGAGGTGAAGCAGCTGGTGCTCTTCCACCACGACCCGGGCCGCGACGACGCGGGCATGGACAAGCTGCTGCGCGAGGTGCGCAAGCACCGCAAGGACTCCATCGCCGCGAAGGAGGCGATGGTCCTCAAGCTGTAG
- the ribA gene encoding GTP cyclohydrolase II yields the protein MSDTRTPQVLPTRKPSQHLERYSEADVPTARGVLKTIVFRDKRNGREHVALVVGEPKGMEGVPARIHSECLTSEVFGSLKCDCREQLDRALDFVAQNGLGVVLYLRQEGRGIGLGNKIKAYALQSKGLDTYEANRQLGFADDLRSYDIAAEMLRSLDVRSVDLITNNPLKIAGLVEEGVAVRRRIPSRTEHNPHNVDYLRTKRERTGHLIELFAEDDDTEAKAG from the coding sequence ATGTCCGACACTCGCACACCCCAGGTCCTGCCGACCCGAAAGCCGTCCCAGCACCTGGAGCGGTACTCGGAAGCAGACGTGCCCACGGCCCGCGGGGTGCTGAAGACCATCGTCTTCCGCGACAAGCGCAACGGGCGCGAGCACGTGGCGCTGGTGGTGGGCGAGCCCAAGGGGATGGAGGGGGTGCCGGCGCGCATCCACTCCGAATGCCTCACGAGCGAGGTGTTCGGCAGCCTCAAGTGCGACTGCCGCGAGCAGCTGGACCGGGCGCTCGACTTCGTGGCCCAGAACGGGCTGGGCGTGGTGCTCTACCTGCGCCAGGAGGGCCGGGGCATCGGCCTGGGCAACAAGATCAAGGCCTACGCGCTCCAGTCGAAGGGCTTGGACACCTACGAAGCCAACCGCCAGCTGGGCTTCGCGGACGACTTGCGCTCGTACGACATCGCCGCGGAAATGCTCCGGTCGTTGGATGTGCGGTCGGTGGACCTGATCACCAACAACCCGCTGAAGATCGCCGGGCTGGTGGAGGAAGGCGTCGCGGTCCGGCGCCGAATCCCTTCCCGGACCGAGCACAATCCGCATAACGTCGACTATTTGAGGACGAAGCGCGAGCGTACGGGGCACCTGATTGAGCTCTTCGCGGAGGACGACGACACGGAAGCCAAGGCCGGCTGA
- the glp gene encoding gephyrin-like molybdotransferase Glp, whose amino-acid sequence MSDAPALLPVEEARARILGLCAPLPTEWVPGDDALGRALAEDVHARRTLPPWDNSAMDGYAVRSEDVAGTLPVRLTVGETVFAGRRPTREVTAGTCARIMTGAPLPPGADAVVMRERTRAVPDAPDAVEILEAAGPGNFVRPRGEDAKEGDVLLRRGTPLGIPELALLWAQGQGTVPVPRRPRVAVLSTGDELCRVDEPPGDGIVDVNAPALALAVRRAGGVPTLLGIARDTREAVQEALARAEGFDVVLTSAGVSVGDHDFVKEALGALGVKQHFWRVAIKPGKPLVVGQRGSTLFLGLPGNPTSSLVTFELFVRPALRRLLGHADVEPPRVAGRLEGALSKAPGLAHFVRVTATWRAGELWAKPLGTQTSGALRSAAAATHLLHLPREISSLTDGSHVELVPLSWVA is encoded by the coding sequence ATGAGTGATGCCCCCGCATTGCTGCCGGTGGAGGAGGCCCGAGCGCGGATCCTCGGGCTGTGCGCGCCGCTGCCCACCGAGTGGGTGCCCGGGGATGACGCCCTGGGCCGGGCGCTGGCCGAGGACGTCCACGCCCGCCGCACCCTGCCCCCCTGGGACAACTCCGCCATGGACGGCTACGCGGTGCGCTCCGAGGACGTGGCGGGCACGCTGCCCGTGCGCCTCACGGTGGGCGAGACGGTGTTCGCCGGCAGGCGCCCCACCCGGGAGGTCACCGCCGGAACCTGCGCGCGGATCATGACCGGGGCCCCCCTGCCCCCGGGCGCGGACGCGGTGGTGATGCGCGAGCGCACCCGCGCGGTGCCGGATGCGCCGGACGCCGTGGAGATCCTCGAGGCCGCGGGGCCGGGGAACTTCGTGCGCCCCCGGGGCGAGGACGCCAAGGAGGGCGACGTGTTGCTGCGGCGCGGCACGCCGCTGGGCATCCCGGAGCTGGCGCTCTTGTGGGCGCAGGGCCAGGGCACGGTCCCGGTGCCCCGCCGGCCGCGCGTGGCGGTGCTGTCCACCGGCGACGAGCTGTGCCGCGTGGACGAGCCCCCCGGCGACGGCATCGTGGACGTCAACGCCCCCGCCCTGGCCCTGGCGGTGCGGCGCGCGGGCGGCGTGCCCACGCTCCTGGGCATCGCCCGGGACACCCGAGAGGCCGTCCAGGAGGCCCTGGCCCGCGCGGAGGGCTTCGACGTCGTGCTCACCAGCGCCGGCGTGTCCGTGGGCGACCACGACTTCGTGAAGGAGGCCCTGGGGGCCCTGGGCGTGAAGCAGCACTTCTGGCGCGTGGCCATCAAGCCCGGCAAGCCGCTGGTCGTGGGCCAGCGCGGCTCCACCCTGTTCCTGGGCCTGCCTGGAAACCCCACCTCGTCCCTGGTGACCTTCGAGCTCTTCGTGCGCCCTGCCCTGCGCCGGCTCCTGGGCCACGCGGACGTGGAGCCGCCCCGGGTGGCCGGCCGCCTGGAGGGCGCGCTCTCCAAGGCACCAGGGCTGGCCCACTTCGTGCGCGTGACGGCCACCTGGCGGGCGGGCGAGCTGTGGGCGAAACCCCTGGGGACTCAGACGTCGGGGGCCCTGCGTTCAGCTGCGGCAGCCACGCATCTGCTCCACCTCCCCCGGGAAATCAGCAGCTTGACTGATGGCTCCCATGTGGAGCTGGTCCCCCTCTCGTGGGTGGCTTGA
- a CDS encoding protease inhibitor I42 family protein — MAKPKSGAKKPTPAAKAGAKPAAKKDNAARLDLIRNASKKVATAATKVVKAVAEGAKGKVAAAKKAVAEKVEKAPAAAKKAAAKAAPPAKPGKAAPAAKTAPAAAPASAKKAAGKAGGKAASAIPAAPPVEKPRPRATKLPPVGEPLTKREMEQLLTAGEGRGVMGEGSLKGRLILSGELPHLVVVGRDKRELTFLLQGPDQEVLPAYVDHKVSVSGLIKKTTNHSGVVDVRKYSAKKPEVEEVAPPPTDSEPKLRYLSPGEVSMAVAAGMGAGIKGFASIRGNLEMMGEDFVLVVSNGGTRQQVSFAIDGKAATKALRKNVGQTLQVTGVVDKTSGWGGRISAETVEPRPSEARSVSRDEMELVHIEGEVPTSVDVKLNHGLTVRLQEQPGSTWAIEPTLAKRVGLREANFEPGAASGPATREFFFTPRNPGNFEVEFFLAKAFTPGVVERSFKINVTVKP, encoded by the coding sequence ATGGCCAAGCCCAAGTCCGGGGCGAAGAAGCCGACTCCCGCTGCAAAAGCCGGTGCGAAGCCTGCCGCGAAGAAGGACAACGCGGCCCGCCTGGATCTGATCCGCAACGCCTCGAAGAAGGTGGCGACGGCCGCGACGAAGGTCGTCAAGGCGGTGGCGGAAGGCGCGAAGGGGAAGGTCGCGGCGGCGAAGAAGGCGGTGGCGGAGAAGGTGGAGAAGGCCCCCGCGGCCGCCAAGAAGGCGGCGGCCAAGGCCGCTCCGCCCGCGAAGCCTGGCAAGGCCGCGCCCGCCGCGAAGACCGCGCCCGCCGCGGCTCCCGCGTCCGCGAAGAAGGCGGCAGGCAAGGCGGGGGGCAAGGCCGCGTCGGCCATCCCCGCCGCGCCCCCCGTGGAGAAGCCGCGCCCGCGCGCGACGAAGCTTCCGCCCGTGGGCGAGCCGCTCACGAAGCGCGAGATGGAGCAGCTGCTCACCGCCGGTGAAGGCCGCGGCGTGATGGGCGAGGGCAGCCTGAAGGGCCGGCTCATCCTCAGCGGCGAGCTGCCCCACCTGGTCGTCGTGGGCCGCGACAAGCGCGAGCTGACGTTCCTCCTGCAGGGGCCGGATCAGGAAGTGCTGCCGGCCTACGTGGACCACAAGGTCTCCGTGAGCGGGCTCATCAAGAAGACCACCAACCACAGCGGCGTGGTGGACGTGCGCAAGTACTCCGCCAAGAAGCCGGAGGTGGAGGAGGTCGCGCCGCCGCCCACGGACTCGGAGCCGAAGCTGCGCTACCTGTCGCCCGGCGAGGTCTCCATGGCCGTCGCCGCGGGCATGGGCGCCGGCATCAAGGGCTTCGCCAGCATCCGGGGCAACCTGGAGATGATGGGCGAGGACTTCGTGCTGGTGGTGTCCAACGGCGGCACGCGCCAGCAGGTGTCCTTCGCCATCGACGGGAAGGCGGCCACCAAGGCCCTGCGCAAGAACGTGGGGCAGACGCTCCAGGTGACGGGCGTGGTGGACAAGACGTCCGGCTGGGGCGGCCGCATCAGCGCGGAGACGGTGGAGCCGCGTCCGTCCGAGGCGCGCTCAGTGTCGCGCGACGAGATGGAGCTGGTGCACATCGAGGGCGAGGTGCCCACGTCCGTGGACGTGAAGCTCAACCACGGCCTCACGGTGCGCCTGCAGGAGCAGCCCGGCTCCACCTGGGCCATTGAGCCCACGCTGGCCAAGCGCGTGGGTCTGCGCGAGGCCAACTTCGAGCCGGGCGCCGCGTCCGGCCCGGCCACCCGCGAGTTCTTCTTCACGCCGCGCAACCCCGGCAACTTCGAAGTGGAGTTCTTCCTCGCCAAGGCGTTCACGCCGGGCGTGGTGGAGCGCTCCTTCAAGATCAACGTCACGGTCAAGCCCTGA
- the rnr gene encoding ribonuclease R: MSLSQDHIRQLLAEADHPLGVKELLRVAGLNPGQQTELKRALRELVRAGAIVKDGKRFRPEGPRTPRAPEAGLDSRRDLSAPPFKKRGPAPGSGREERRGGFRDERPDFRGGGFRRSLQRGSRDDRFEDSGQPAVEGILHMHRDGFGFVHPVSGEGENIFLPPGEAQRALDNDRVLVEVAGRPGRFEGRLVRVLNRRRELAVGTYVAQGRHSLVMTTDTNLPGPIRVPATQMARDGDLVKVRLGVGADLLEPGQGLFGEVAGSLGRPGDPSAEVLGSAFAHGFSDEFPPEVMDEADAFAVKVTEAEATEGNRRDLRQLPLITIDGEDARDFDDAVYAEPKAGGWRLVVAIADVSHYVKERSALDAEALNRATSVYLPDRVLPMLPERLSNGICSLRPDEDRLCMVADMTFDRHGQRRSHELYPAVMRSVARCTYNEVQDVLDGKDVPHRNFLKPRFEELMALARALMGMRKARGAIDFDVPEHKVVLGEDGLPLRMEKRERKDSHRLIEECMLAANEAVATYFQDEGLPTVYRFHGEPDPQKLAAFAVLAEAYGFQLDVENGVSSKELDAFITQLEGHPEQRALNQLLLRSMMQAVYTATRVGHYGLAAENYLHFTSPIRRYPDLLVHRILKAVWARKGKRPSDSQLDREEERLEGMAQQCSERERAAMTVEREVVAFYAALMMKDRVGEEFDATVAGIAEFGFFVELDEVHVEGLVKGESLGPGSKLDKRTHSLVYPNGRRVRVGQKLRVRLLSANTTARKIDFEALQFEDEAPLQRTGGARPLTRHREYVNEAPGRRHTGGRNERPGRLGRREREAAKTGGTPWRKPAVDEAADARQWRSLGEVEETPSGVKGWEPPSSEDAATVEAATVSGYGDEVLGEAPAAPRPRGRFSTEGRREEAAPARATSRFLRARPEEAPAPRAESAPPAKGKRKVIRPTRPTSDEGGESTTASEVPTTREDVSGAERFGGGSASDAKAPREAFTPPAFEADDSAPAASPHPGFDRIRALAAQRGQLSTGAAPGRAGASKKLRKAAAGANSRGKPSKKAAPGKKAGGAKGAKKPGRGAPGKRKR, translated from the coding sequence GTGAGCCTCTCCCAAGACCACATCCGACAGCTGCTCGCCGAAGCCGACCACCCATTGGGCGTGAAGGAGCTCCTTCGCGTCGCGGGGCTGAACCCCGGCCAGCAGACCGAGCTCAAGCGCGCCCTGCGTGAGCTGGTGCGCGCGGGCGCCATCGTCAAGGACGGCAAGCGCTTCCGGCCGGAAGGCCCGCGCACGCCCCGGGCGCCCGAGGCCGGCCTCGATTCCCGCCGCGACCTGTCCGCGCCTCCCTTCAAGAAGCGGGGCCCCGCCCCCGGCAGTGGGCGGGAGGAGCGCCGGGGAGGCTTCCGCGACGAGCGTCCGGACTTCCGCGGCGGTGGCTTCCGGCGCTCGCTCCAGCGCGGTTCCCGGGACGACCGCTTCGAGGACTCGGGCCAGCCCGCGGTGGAGGGCATCCTCCACATGCACCGGGACGGCTTCGGCTTCGTCCACCCGGTGTCGGGCGAGGGGGAGAACATCTTCCTGCCGCCCGGCGAGGCGCAGCGGGCGCTCGACAACGACCGCGTGCTGGTGGAGGTCGCGGGGCGGCCGGGCCGCTTCGAGGGCCGGCTGGTGCGCGTGCTCAACCGGCGGCGTGAGCTGGCGGTGGGAACGTACGTGGCGCAGGGCCGGCACTCGCTGGTGATGACCACGGACACGAACCTGCCGGGCCCCATCCGCGTGCCGGCGACGCAGATGGCGCGCGACGGCGACCTGGTGAAGGTGCGGCTGGGCGTGGGCGCCGACCTGCTGGAGCCCGGACAGGGGTTGTTCGGCGAGGTGGCCGGTTCGCTGGGGCGGCCCGGTGACCCGAGCGCGGAGGTGCTGGGGTCGGCCTTCGCGCACGGCTTCTCCGACGAGTTCCCTCCGGAGGTGATGGACGAGGCGGACGCGTTCGCGGTGAAGGTCACGGAGGCGGAGGCCACGGAAGGCAACCGCCGCGACCTGCGCCAGCTGCCGCTCATCACCATCGACGGCGAGGACGCGCGCGACTTCGACGACGCCGTGTACGCGGAGCCGAAGGCCGGGGGCTGGCGGCTGGTGGTGGCCATCGCGGATGTGTCGCACTACGTGAAGGAGCGCAGCGCGCTGGACGCGGAGGCGCTCAATCGCGCCACGTCGGTGTACCTGCCGGACCGCGTGCTTCCGATGCTTCCGGAGCGGCTCTCCAACGGCATCTGTTCGCTGCGTCCGGACGAGGACCGGCTCTGCATGGTGGCGGACATGACGTTCGACCGCCACGGCCAGCGCCGCTCGCACGAGCTGTACCCGGCGGTGATGCGCAGCGTGGCGCGCTGCACCTACAACGAGGTGCAGGACGTCCTGGACGGCAAGGACGTGCCGCACCGCAACTTCCTCAAGCCCCGGTTCGAGGAGTTGATGGCGCTGGCGCGCGCGCTGATGGGCATGCGCAAGGCGCGAGGCGCCATCGACTTCGACGTGCCGGAGCACAAGGTGGTGCTGGGCGAGGACGGCCTTCCGCTGCGCATGGAGAAGCGCGAGCGCAAGGACAGCCACCGGCTCATCGAGGAGTGCATGCTGGCCGCCAACGAGGCGGTGGCCACGTACTTCCAGGACGAGGGCCTGCCCACGGTGTACCGGTTCCACGGCGAGCCGGATCCGCAGAAGCTGGCGGCGTTCGCGGTGCTGGCGGAGGCGTACGGCTTCCAACTCGACGTGGAGAACGGCGTTTCGTCCAAGGAGCTGGACGCGTTCATCACGCAGCTGGAAGGGCACCCGGAGCAGCGCGCGCTGAACCAGCTGTTGCTGCGCTCCATGATGCAGGCCGTGTACACGGCGACGCGCGTGGGCCACTACGGCCTGGCGGCGGAGAACTACCTGCACTTCACGTCCCCCATCCGGCGGTACCCGGACCTGCTGGTGCACCGCATCCTGAAGGCGGTGTGGGCGCGCAAGGGCAAGCGGCCCTCGGACTCGCAGCTGGACCGCGAGGAGGAGCGGCTGGAGGGCATGGCGCAGCAGTGCTCGGAGCGCGAGCGCGCGGCCATGACGGTGGAGCGCGAGGTGGTGGCGTTCTACGCGGCCCTGATGATGAAGGACCGCGTGGGCGAGGAGTTCGACGCGACGGTGGCCGGCATCGCCGAGTTCGGCTTCTTCGTGGAGCTGGACGAGGTCCACGTCGAGGGCCTGGTGAAGGGCGAGTCGCTGGGGCCGGGCTCCAAGCTGGACAAGCGCACGCACTCGCTGGTGTATCCGAATGGCCGGCGCGTGCGCGTGGGGCAGAAGCTGCGCGTGCGGCTGCTGTCGGCGAACACGACGGCGCGGAAGATCGACTTCGAGGCGCTCCAGTTCGAGGATGAGGCTCCGCTCCAGCGGACCGGCGGCGCGCGTCCGCTGACGCGCCACCGCGAGTACGTGAACGAGGCGCCGGGCCGTCGTCACACGGGTGGCAGGAATGAGCGCCCGGGCCGTCTGGGGCGCCGCGAGCGCGAGGCCGCGAAGACGGGCGGCACGCCGTGGAGGAAGCCCGCGGTGGACGAGGCCGCGGACGCGCGGCAATGGCGGTCGCTCGGGGAGGTGGAGGAGACGCCGTCCGGCGTGAAGGGGTGGGAGCCGCCCTCGTCCGAGGACGCCGCCACGGTGGAGGCCGCGACGGTCTCCGGCTATGGCGATGAGGTCCTGGGAGAGGCGCCGGCCGCACCGCGTCCGCGAGGACGCTTCAGCACGGAAGGGCGCCGCGAGGAGGCCGCGCCTGCCCGCGCCACCTCCCGATTCCTGCGGGCCCGCCCGGAAGAGGCCCCCGCGCCCAGGGCGGAGTCGGCCCCGCCGGCCAAGGGCAAGCGCAAGGTCATCCGTCCGACGCGCCCGACGTCCGACGAGGGCGGCGAGTCCACCACGGCGTCGGAGGTCCCGACGACTCGCGAGGACGTCTCCGGCGCGGAGCGCTTCGGCGGCGGGTCCGCGAGCGACGCGAAGGCGCCTCGCGAGGCTTTTACGCCGCCGGCCTTCGAGGCCGACGACTCGGCTCCGGCTGCTTCACCGCACCCGGGCTTCGACCGGATCCGCGCGCTGGCCGCGCAGCGGGGCCAGCTCTCCACGGGGGCGGCTCCCGGCCGCGCTGGCGCATCCAAGAAGCTCCGCAAGGCGGCCGCGGGGGCGAACTCGCGGGGGAAGCCCTCGAAGAAGGCCGCGCCAGGGAAGAAGGCCGGCGGAGCCAAGGGCGCGAAGAAGCCGGGGCGCGGCGCTCCGGGCAAGCGCAAGCGCTGA
- a CDS encoding DUF3185 family protein has protein sequence MGAVRIVGLMLAVAGGVLLFTGLKARDSLTERATELITGRNTEQTTLYVAGGGAALVGGALLALFGGGRGRR, from the coding sequence GTGGGTGCTGTGAGAATCGTGGGGTTGATGCTCGCGGTGGCGGGCGGCGTGCTGCTGTTCACCGGGCTCAAGGCGCGGGACTCGCTCACGGAGCGCGCCACGGAGCTCATCACCGGCCGCAACACCGAGCAGACCACGCTCTACGTCGCGGGCGGCGGCGCCGCGCTCGTGGGCGGCGCGCTGCTGGCACTCTTCGGGGGAGGACGAGGCCGGCGTTAG
- a CDS encoding tetratricopeptide repeat protein, with amino-acid sequence MKRLGSVGLMLGVLTLGGSFGCTDEKEEKAKEHRVKGTNFLADKNYAEAVKEYEESLKIDPTQEKVWEKKAFAHMQAGQTDEAAKAALKLVDFAKTPNDKADAYRNVAAMYAKNGPLEKAEQYFQECLKINPKDTDALSWIAEVHSQRGGARSMSAPAVPAELDLALKTYDQVIAINPDLANTYLNKRIVMFKYIEHEKALKQAAEQEAVEAATPPKPEKGKKPVVDPQAAERVAAAKASAEAHGKRIEELTAQANEATKQFGEATKRAKAAQASGATK; translated from the coding sequence ATGAAGCGACTGGGTAGCGTGGGTTTGATGCTGGGCGTGCTGACCCTGGGTGGATCCTTCGGCTGCACCGACGAGAAGGAAGAGAAGGCCAAGGAGCACCGGGTCAAGGGCACCAACTTCCTCGCGGACAAGAACTACGCGGAGGCGGTGAAGGAGTACGAGGAGTCGCTGAAGATCGACCCGACCCAGGAGAAGGTCTGGGAGAAGAAGGCCTTCGCGCACATGCAGGCGGGCCAGACGGACGAGGCCGCGAAGGCCGCGCTGAAGCTGGTGGACTTCGCGAAGACGCCCAACGACAAGGCCGACGCCTACCGCAACGTCGCGGCGATGTACGCGAAGAACGGCCCGCTTGAGAAGGCGGAGCAGTACTTCCAGGAGTGCCTGAAGATCAACCCGAAGGACACCGACGCGCTCAGCTGGATCGCGGAGGTGCACTCGCAGCGCGGTGGCGCCCGTTCCATGAGCGCGCCCGCGGTCCCCGCGGAGCTGGACCTGGCGCTGAAGACGTATGATCAGGTCATCGCCATCAACCCGGACCTGGCCAACACGTACCTGAACAAGCGCATCGTGATGTTCAAGTACATCGAGCACGAGAAGGCGCTGAAGCAGGCCGCCGAGCAGGAGGCCGTCGAGGCCGCGACGCCGCCCAAGCCGGAGAAGGGCAAGAAGCCCGTGGTGGATCCGCAGGCCGCGGAGCGCGTCGCCGCCGCCAAGGCCAGCGCCGAAGCCCATGGCAAGCGCATCGAGGAGCTGACCGCGCAGGCCAACGAGGCGACCAAGCAGTTCGGCGAGGCGACCAAGCGCGCCAAGGCCGCGCAGGCCTCCGGCGCCACCAAGTAG
- a CDS encoding iron ABC transporter permease, protein MKAWLLVLACVVACAVAPFIGPGLSPDSADFIFWQLRVPRTLMAMLVGGTLSLVGAVYQSLFANPLAAPSTVGTTAGATLGALVAIILGARLAPGGLPLITAAAFVGALGVSLVVAAIAAGRRVRMNDVVLAGIACSMAASAIASGLQFTADSAELMAAMRWSLGHLPQVGYSGVWLITPFAAVTLVGLLALTRALEVFIAGEEHAESQGVPVRRVRTVAIGLGALGVAACVAWCGPIAFVELIVPHLVRRTLGVSRRVLLPGSVVVGAAFLALCDASARVILPGRELPVGVVTAALGTPLLVSLVARSRP, encoded by the coding sequence GTGAAGGCCTGGCTGCTCGTGTTGGCCTGCGTGGTCGCGTGCGCGGTGGCGCCGTTCATCGGGCCGGGGCTGTCGCCGGACTCGGCGGACTTCATCTTCTGGCAGCTGCGCGTGCCCCGCACGCTGATGGCCATGCTGGTGGGCGGCACGCTGTCGCTGGTGGGCGCCGTGTACCAGTCCCTCTTCGCGAACCCGCTGGCCGCGCCCAGCACCGTGGGCACCACCGCGGGGGCGACCCTGGGCGCGCTGGTGGCCATCATCCTCGGGGCCCGGCTCGCGCCCGGCGGGTTGCCGCTCATCACCGCCGCGGCGTTCGTGGGGGCGCTCGGCGTGAGCCTGGTGGTGGCCGCCATCGCCGCGGGCCGCCGCGTGCGGATGAATGACGTGGTGCTCGCCGGCATCGCGTGCTCCATGGCCGCGAGCGCCATCGCCAGCGGCCTGCAGTTCACCGCGGACTCCGCGGAGCTCATGGCCGCCATGCGCTGGTCGCTCGGCCACCTGCCGCAGGTGGGCTACTCCGGCGTATGGCTCATCACCCCGTTCGCGGCCGTCACCCTCGTGGGGCTGCTGGCCCTCACCCGCGCGCTGGAGGTGTTCATCGCGGGCGAGGAACACGCGGAGTCCCAGGGCGTCCCCGTGCGCCGCGTGCGCACGGTGGCCATTGGACTGGGGGCGCTGGGTGTCGCCGCCTGCGTCGCGTGGTGCGGGCCCATCGCGTTCGTGGAGCTCATCGTCCCGCACCTGGTGCGCCGGACGCTCGGGGTGAGCCGCCGCGTCCTGCTGCCCGGCTCCGTGGTGGTGGGGGCCGCGTTCCTCGCGTTGTGCGATGCGTCGGCTCGGGTGATCCTCCCTGGACGGGAATTGCCCGTGGGGGTGGTGACGGCCGCCCTGGGCACGCCCCTGCTCGTCTCCCTGGTCGCCCGCTCGCGCCCCTGA
- a CDS encoding ABC transporter ATP-binding protein, with protein sequence MTAGLTLDAVTVRARGRTLLDGVSLHVAPGDFVAIVGPNGAGKSTLLRVALGLLRPDAGHAFVDGHDVTRLAPRERAARLAWLPQRLEAAEPITALEQVVSARYRFPESRRAAVEAAHHALAEAGAAAFALRPITELSGGERQRVAVAGLLAQETPMVLLDEPANFLDPAQQLELYTRMGHLWRAGRGILCVTHDVNVLSHTHAPGTRAPRVVGLFQGRVAFERDLDAPDLGERLGELFGVRMRGTSVDGHRVFVGLPRSGGTP encoded by the coding sequence ATGACGGCCGGGCTGACGCTGGACGCGGTGACGGTGCGGGCGCGAGGACGGACGCTGCTGGACGGCGTGTCCCTTCACGTCGCCCCCGGGGACTTCGTGGCCATCGTCGGGCCCAACGGCGCGGGCAAGTCGACGCTCCTTCGCGTGGCGCTGGGCCTGCTGCGTCCGGATGCCGGCCATGCCTTCGTGGACGGGCACGATGTGACGCGCCTCGCCCCCCGGGAGCGCGCGGCGCGGCTCGCGTGGCTGCCCCAGAGGCTGGAGGCCGCGGAGCCCATCACCGCGCTCGAGCAGGTCGTCTCCGCGCGCTACCGCTTCCCCGAATCCCGCCGGGCCGCCGTGGAGGCCGCGCACCATGCCCTCGCGGAAGCAGGCGCCGCGGCCTTCGCCCTGCGCCCCATCACCGAGCTGTCCGGCGGCGAGCGGCAGCGCGTGGCGGTGGCGGGGCTGCTCGCGCAGGAGACACCGATGGTGCTCCTGGACGAGCCCGCCAACTTCCTGGACCCCGCACAGCAGTTGGAGCTCTACACGCGCATGGGACACCTGTGGCGAGCGGGGCGCGGCATCCTCTGCGTCACCCACGACGTCAACGTGCTCTCGCACACCCATGCTCCGGGCACTCGCGCGCCCCGCGTGGTGGGCCTGTTCCAGGGCCGCGTGGCCTTCGAGCGCGACCTCGACGCGCCGGACCTGGGCGAGCGCCTGGGCGAGCTGTTCGGCGTGCGCATGCGCGGCACGTCCGTGGACGGACACCGCGTCTTCGTGGGCCTGCCCCGGAGCGGAGGCACCCCGTGA